From one Musa acuminata AAA Group cultivar baxijiao chromosome BXJ2-6, Cavendish_Baxijiao_AAA, whole genome shotgun sequence genomic stretch:
- the LOC103987171 gene encoding protein S40-7-like yields the protein METFRSQRSLLADRFLGLFAAPSRPSAPAGDELHEDDVFWIGSDASPCDPIRDGSTRPVPPAVVGTRKPSRSLSALPGAGPCRISLLSSGILAALSEDDEKLHPFVHRKAAVAPSPPSAEASPVTSARMIPVTSKKNLNCSLSMPAGKIYQQSAPVNVPAVPPKVKKGWEEFQIEGGDGDGDEYEMLPPHEIVARASGNGPSMIPFSVLEGVGRTLKGRDLRRVRNAVLQKTGFLD from the coding sequence ATGGAGACATTCCGCTCCCAGCGATCCCTCCTCGCCGACCGCTTCCTCGGCCTCTTCGCCGCACCTTCCCGGCCCTCCGCCCCGGCCGGGGACGAGCTCCATGAGGACGACGTCTTCTGGATTGGCTCCGATGCCTCCCCCTGCGACCCGATCCGCGACGGCTCCACCAGACCCGTCCCTCCCGCCGTCGTGGGGACCCGGAAACCTAGCCGTTCCCTCTCCGCCCTCCCCGGCGCCGGACCATGCCGCATCTCCCTCCTGAGCTCCGGCATCCTCGCCGCCCTCTCGGAGGACGACGAGAAGCTGCATCCGTTTGTCCACCGGAAGGCCGCCGTCGCTCCGTCCCCGCCCTCGGCTGAAGCGTCCCCTGTGACCTCCGCCCGGATGATCCCGGTGACCTCCAAGAAGAATTTGAATTGCTCGTTGTCGATGCCCGCCGGGAAGATCTACCAGCAGTCAGCGCCGGTCAACGTGCCTGCGGTGCCGCCGAAGGTGAAGAAAGGCTGGGAAGAGTTCCAGATAGAGGGAGGGGACGGAGACGGGGACGAGTACGAGATGCTTCCGCCGCACGAGATCGTGGCGAGGGCTTCTGGGAATGGACCGTCGATGATCCCATTCTCGGTGTTGGAGGGAGTCGGGAGGACGCTCAAGGGGAGGGATCTGCGCCGGGTTCGCAATGCTGTGCTGCAAAAGACAGGTTTTCTTGATTGA